One Watersipora subatra chromosome 4, tzWatSuba1.1, whole genome shotgun sequence genomic window carries:
- the LOC137393377 gene encoding uncharacterized protein: MTQCPSGGASFTRKGRKLPEERRTKIGSDERANTSSDEALAAPKPKVANRGTSYAAAAGNSKVRRPVVDKVQSFLDNIRSDFMSQEEVDAKRADINMRKAEALAAFNRAIAKLEEEEDDLRRQVAADRQMYDALASLHELTQKVSGSAIGGKSTRGKPASASGNTGKRQDAPTSRAAATEVLGGSKTESGTDGNISDANETNDSDPRAHKDLFDEVEAIEVEVIETEVDTVQKEQEIPVTASGSELDREPVHRDSHESESMEALLHALPKGPSFGEANSTGSGSDTTSEEDQGDPIMDTEAEGGS, encoded by the coding sequence ATGACTCAGTGTCCATCTGGAGGGGCTTCCTTCACCCGAAAGGGAAGGAAACTGCCGGAGGAAAGGAGAACAAAGATTGGCTCTGACGAGAGAGCCAACACCAGCTCTGACGAGGCCTTGGCAGCGCCTAAGCCTAAGGTAGCCAACCGTGGCACCAGCTACGCGGCTGCGGCAGGTAATTCCAAGGTAAGGCGACCTGTGGTCGATAAAGTTCAGTCGTTCCTGGATAACATAAGATCTGATTTTATGTCCCAGGAAGAAGTTGATGCCAAGCGGGCTGACATCAACATGAGGAAAGCGGAGGCCTTGGCTGCCTTCAACAGAGCTATAGCTAAGCTAGAGGAGGAGGAAGACGACCTTCGTCGACAGGTAGCGGCAGATCGTCAGATGTACGATGCCTTGGCTAGCTTACACGAGCTTACCCAGAAGGTATCAGGCTCTGCGATCGGAGGTAAGAGCACTAGAGGCAAACCGGCGAGTGCAAGTGGCAACACGGGCAAGCGTCAGGACGCGCCAACTAGTAGGGCTGCTGCAACCGAGGTTCTCGGAGGCAGTAAGACAGAGAGTGGCACTGATGGCAACATCAGTGACGCCAATGAAACCAATGACTCGGACCCTAGAGCACATAAGGATTTGTTCGATGAGGTTGAGGCTATAGAGGTAGAGGTTATTGAGACGGAGGTGGACACTGTGCAGAAGGAGCAGGAGATACCTGTGACTGCCAGTGGTAGTGAACTGGACAGGGAGCCGGTTCACAGAGACTCTCACGAAAGTGAGAGTATGGAGGCTTTGCTTCATGCACTGCCTAAGGGGCCAAGCTTCGGCGAGGCTAATTCTACAGGTTCTGGCAGTGACACTACAAGTGAGGAGGATCAGGGAGATCCGATTATGGACACTGAGGCTGAGGGAGGAAGTTAA